A stretch of DNA from bacterium:
ACCCAGATAGTCAGTTACAGCAAACGAATCAGTACCACCCACATAGGCCGGGAAGACATCACCAAAGTCCTGTGCATACATATGGAGTGCAAGACCTATCTGCTTTAAGTTGGAGATACATACACCTCTCCTTGCCTGTTCTCTTGCCCTCGCCAGTGCTGGCAGAAGTAGTGCTGCCAGAATCGCGATAATCGCGATGACCACCAGCAACTCAATCAATGTAAATCCTCTCTTCTTCATACTTTCTCACCTCCTTTCTTTATTTATCACGGTGGAAAGTATCCACACTTTCCGCCTTTTACATCTTCTTTATATCATATATTTTTATTTTTGTCAAGTGCAATTTTTCCTCCTTCCCTTTTCGTCTCCCCTCACTTTTCTTAAATTCTTCCCTCACCCTTACTCTTCTTTTCAGCGGGGAAGAATTTTTTCTTCCCTCTCCCTTAGAGGGGAGAGGGACAGGGTGAGGGTGAGACCTTCCTATTCTCTCCACCCCCTATTATGGGGAGAATTTTATCTTGACATAAAACCGGTATGTGATATAAGATACATATAATAAGATGAAGATAAAGGGCAGGTTAAGATTATGGGTTGACAGAGAGATACAGTTAAAGATAGTTATTTATACACTGATTTCTCTCGCAATTGCCTGTGCGATTGTAAGCATAGTCACATTTTATAGTATATGGTCAGATATAGGTGATAAAATCTTACAGATAGAAGGAGTAGAGCAATTATATGCTTCGTCTTTGAGAAAATTTATCTTTACAAACTTCTTCCTTGTTATTCTTCTTGCCTTACTTACCACATTAGGAATGCTTATTATTACTCACAAGGTTGCAGGACCTGCTTATCGTATCAAAGAGATTCTGAAAGACCTTTATGAGGGTAAAAACCCAAGATTTTCACTCAGGAAAGGAGATGCGCTCAAAACAATGCTGGAAGATATAGAAAAACTTGCAAGCAAATATGACGAGATAGGTAAAAGTGCTCTCACTGTTATTGAAAGATGGAAGAATACAGAGGTAAAGGATATGAGTTTAAACCTTGCACTAAAAGAGTTAGAAAACAAACTTATATATCTCTCCCTCTCAGAAGAGAGAGAAAGGAGAGGACAATGAAGATAAAAGGCGGTTTCAGTTTAATAGAGATTGTAATCTTTTGCTTCATTGCAATTACAATAATTACACTCTTTGTAGGACTTGCTTTAAATTCCAGAGAGTTTTCCCAGACAATGGGGTGTATCAACAATATGAAAATGATTGCTCAGGCGATTGAGAACTTTCAGGCAGACAACAAAGAGAGTCCGAGGAATCTTGCCAACCTGTATCCTCTATATATCAAAAACGAGAAGATATTTAAATGTCCGGCAGATAGAAGTTCTGCTTCCAATAGTTATGATAAGTTTTATATAGGAAGGTTTTTTGCAGAGGAAGACGCACAAAAGGTTTTCCTTGTCTGTCCACGGCATAACAGAGGAAACAAAACCGTTTGTGCATACCTTTCCTATGCAGTTGCTATAGGGAAAACCTGTGATGTCAGCTGGAGTGGAATGCCTGCTAAATATGGAGAGTTCTACAGTGGTGGGGCTCTTCAGTTTGTTGATGGGACCATAGTGGATATTAACTCAGGAAAGATAGGACTGCTCGCTTCATTCCTGGATAATGAAGATAAACTCTATCATATTATATATACACCTGAAGGGGAAGAGGGAAGTTATACAGTTAACCATCAGGGGAACTCAAGGTTTGAAGTAATTACACCTGCTGTAATTGCAGGGGTTGAAGGGACTAAGTTCAATGTGTCAAACATCATCAGCAGTAATACATTTAAATCTCGTATAAGAGTAACTGAGGGCGTGGTTATTGCTCAGGACAGAAGTCAGGAATCAACAGGGCAAAAAATATCCGCTGGTGAGGAATTTGAATCATCAACCCTGAAAATAGTTAATACATTAGAAGAAACACCCTCTTCAACATCTCCTGCATCCGAAGAAGTTGTTGAGGTTGAGAAAGATAAAAGGAAAGTACCAAGAAAACCAACAAAAGGTAAAAAGATATTCTGGTTCTGGTGGAAATGAGAAGATAAAAGTGGATGAGGTATATTATTAAAATTGGATTATCTCTAACTGTTTCTCTTGTAGTTCTTTTTTTATTTATCCGCGGAACATTTGAGAAGATAGAACTTGCCCTTTATGACTTGCGGTTAAAAAACTACATCCTGAAAAAGAAATAGAAGAAGTTGTTGTCTTGGTTGATATCTTCTTTATATGGATAACAAGAAAATAAACCGTGTCCTTCATGAAAAATTTTGTTAATCCTCTGGCAAGATTTATAATATATATGAGGACTTCCTATGGAAAAAGTTAGAAGACCTGTAGTAGCAGGATATTTTTATCCTTCGGAGAAAGATATACTATTAAGGATGTTAGAAGGTTTTATAGATAACTCCGCTGAACAGGTAAATACAACAGCGATAATTGCTCCGCATGCTGGTTATGTGTATTCAGGCAGAACCGCTGGAAAGGTCTTCAGCAGGGTGGTAATTCCTGATTCAGTCATTATTATAGGACCTAACCATACCGGTTATGGAGAACCATATGCTGTGGATGGACATAATCTGTGGCATACCCCTCTCGGAAGTGTTGATGTAGATACAGAACTGGCAGATGCACTTGTGGAGAAAAGTCAGTATCTTGAGAAGGATACTATTGCACATTTAAAGGAACATTCTATTGAGGTTCAGGTTCCATTCCTTCAGTTTCTTAAGAAAGATGTAAAAATTGTCCCTGTAACGGTTTCTGGCTATATGGATGACCCTGCATGGTATGAGATAGGAGAGAGTATAGCAGAGGTATTGATAGAAAACGGTTTAAAAGAAAAAACCCTTATCGTGGCAAGTACAGATATGACACATTATGAAGCGCAGTCCATAGCGGAAGAAAAAGACAATTATGCAATAGAAGCAATTTTATCTCTTGATGAAATCCTTCTTATGGACCGGTTAATGGAAAAAAATATTTCTATGTGTGGATATGGTCCTGTAATAACGACTATCATCGCTGCAAAAAATTTAGGAGCAAAAGAAGCAGAATTAGTAAGATATACAACAAGTGCAGAGACGAGCGGAGATTCTTCTCAGGTAGTGGGATATGCAGGGATAATTATAAAGTAATAATCAGTGAAAATAAAACTCAACAACATCTCCATCAGAAAGAAGTGAGTTAGGACCTAAAAACTTCAATGCTCCTGTATTCTTAGCCGCCTGCCAGGAGCCAATATCAAGCAGGTTATGTACAGATATAACCGCTGCCTTAATAAACCCTTTTTCTATATCCTTGTGAATCCTGCCTGCTGCCTGCTTTGCAGTATAATGAGATGGTATAACCCATCCCTGTATAATATCTCCCTTTACTGTGTAAAATGTTATAAGTCCCATTATACTCATTATGGATTTATAAAAGGAGATGCTATCAAATTCCTTCTGTATAAGATATGGACTGTTAGACGGTGGTTTGAACTGATTTCTGTCTCCGTTGATATATAAAAAGACCTGCCTTGTAGTAAGCAGTTGTATCCCGTATATCAACTTTTTTTCTGCATCTGACAACTCTATCAATAGACGTTCTTTTTCCAGAGTTTTCAGTCCTTTCTTCAATACATCTACCTGTTGCTGAGTTATAGCAGCAGTCCCTTCCTCTTTCTTTTTTAATATGGACTGTATCTTCTCTGTATCATAAAGGATGAGTTCCATAAGGAGTGAGGACGCATCTCTTTCAGGGTATGAATCTTCTCCAAAATTATTCACAACGCATACAATAATATCCATTTCAAAGAAATGAGCAAAGTAGTTTTCAGGAAAACCATGTCCTGAAGGGAATCCTTTGAAATCAAATATCTCAAATTCTGGATATACCATTTTTCTGGCTTTATGTATTTCTGTAAGTCCGTCTATATTGCTATCTTTATATATTCCCACACCCACACAGGGCTTAAACGGGTCGTATATCTCCTCTGTCTTTCCCGTCAGATGACGGAAAAGGGTTGTTTTTCCACTACCAGAATATCCGAAAAGAGCCATCTTAACCATTAAAAACCCTCGCAATTATCCCTTCTTCAAAATATCTTTTAAGTCCTTCTGATGGACTGTTTGTGAAAAAAGACAGGGAATGGGAAAGGACTTCTGAAACAATATCACACTCGCTTATTTCCTGCCACCCTTCACATTCCACTTCCATAGTGGTATTATATCCTGTAAAAGATAGAAGAGTGTCTTTAATATACGGGATATTTTCTATCAATTCTCTCTGAGAGAAAGTCATATCAACCAGTTTATCCAATATCGCTAACACCCTTTCTTTCAGAGGAACTCCTTCCTGTTCAGCATATGCAGTAATAACAGGGAGGTTAAGAGAGATATGGTTCAGTACAAACAGAGGACCCTGTAGCCCTTTATAAATACCAACTGGAGGGGTACTGTCTGCTTCTCTCATCAATAACTCAAAGGTATCTTTATCTTCTATTCTTATAACAGAACCTTTTCTATCAATCTGTTTTTCTTTTATCACCCTGTAAGGAAATTCTAAAAGAAACTGCTGTCCATTACAACTAAAGGTTGTTATATTATCGGGAAGGAAGAAAACAACATTACCTTCTATCAGAGGAGAAATACTTTTATAATAATTCTCTATCTCTTCAACATTCTGTACAGGTATATATGCCGTTAAAATTTTATCTATTCCTTCTATATTTGCAATGGAAATTTCTCCTTTCAGGTATCTTTCCACGAGTACCTGAGGTATTATAGCATTCATTGCAAATTCCCTCTTTATTCTCCTGCCTAAAAAAGATGAAAGAGCATCTGGATGTCCCTCAAAACTCTTAAAGATAGAGGAGATGTCATAAAGAGGAAGTCCTATCCTTGAATGTTTCTGCCGTTCTTCTTCAAATCCATAAAGGATAAGTTTTGCATTAACCAGTTCTCTTATCATTGAAGAAGTCAGAACCTTTACCTTTGATGCAATAACATCCTCTTCAACCTCTGCTACTATGAGTTCTGCTATATTTCTTGAAATTCCTGTTTCTCTTACAAGTACATCAACAATGGTGGACCTGTTCCATATTCCTATCCTATCATCACTTCTCCTTACAGACAGGTCTAACTCCCTTTCAAGAACCTCTTTTTCTGCAAGTGATAAAGGACGTAATCCCTCTCTTATCTGTCTTGCCCTTGCCCTTTTCTGGCGATAAAGAATGTATGCTTTGGCTGTCCTTGCATGCCCTGTCTTTATCAATATCCTTTCCACAATATCCTGTATCTCTTCAACAGAAGGGGTATCTCCTTTATATTCTTTTTCAAGATATAGTTGTACAACCTCGGCGAGGTCTTCGGCAAGGTATCTATCCTGTCCACCAACGCTCTGTGCTGCCTTAAAAATTGCATCTGCTATCTTCTGTTTATTGAAAGGAACAAGCCGACCATCTCTTTTTCTTACATATTCAATCCGGCTTTCTTTCATCTATTCTTATTCCCTTTATTATTAGTTCCCCTAAGGGGGGAAAGTGCTAATGAGGATTTTTCTTTTTTATTATACCCTCTTTTCTTTTGACAGACAAAAATAAAGAGGGGATTGGTGTGTAAGGAAAATGATTAGAAATGAGGACTTAATTTGACTTATAAATAAAATTATCTTACAATTGTTTCAGCATCATTAAAAAGGCGGAACAATGGAGAAAAAGGTAAAGATACTTATTACTGATTCCTTTGAGAAGGAAGGGGTTGATATATTAAAAAATGCCGGTTTTGATGTTAAGGAAACAGGGAAACTTTCCCCTGAACAACTATGTGAGATTATAGAGGAATTTGATGCTGTGATTGTGAGAAGTGCTACAAAGATACCCCATCAGGTAATACAGAAGGGGAAAAATCTTAAAATTATAGGACGTGCAGGAGTGGGGCTGGACAACATTGATATAGAAGCAGCAACACACGCAGGCATTATTGTAATGAATGCTCCTGAAGGCAATACCCTATCAGTTGCCGAACATACCATAGGAATGATGCTTGCCCTTGTAAGGAATATCCCTGCTGCAAACCAGTCGCTTAAAAGCGGGCAGTGGGAAAAGAAAAAGTTTATGGGCGCTGAACTCTACAATAAAACATTAGGGATTATAGGACTTGGAAGAATTGGAAGATGTGTGGCACGGATAGCCAGTAGTTTAGGAATGAAGATAATAGGATATGACCCTTATGTTGAAAAGGACGTTGTGGAGGAAACAGGTATAACTATAGTAAATCTACCAGGCCTTCTTAAACAGTCGGACTTTATTACACTCCACATTCCACTTAATGATTCAACATATCATCTTATTGGAGAAAAAGAGTTTGAGATGATGAAGGATGGCGTATGTATTATAAACTGTTCAAGAGGT
This window harbors:
- a CDS encoding ATP cone domain-containing protein, whose product is MKESRIEYVRKRDGRLVPFNKQKIADAIFKAAQSVGGQDRYLAEDLAEVVQLYLEKEYKGDTPSVEEIQDIVERILIKTGHARTAKAYILYRQKRARARQIREGLRPLSLAEKEVLERELDLSVRRSDDRIGIWNRSTIVDVLVRETGISRNIAELIVAEVEEDVIASKVKVLTSSMIRELVNAKLILYGFEEERQKHSRIGLPLYDISSIFKSFEGHPDALSSFLGRRIKREFAMNAIIPQVLVERYLKGEISIANIEGIDKILTAYIPVQNVEEIENYYKSISPLIEGNVVFFLPDNITTFSCNGQQFLLEFPYRVIKEKQIDRKGSVIRIEDKDTFELLMREADSTPPVGIYKGLQGPLFVLNHISLNLPVITAYAEQEGVPLKERVLAILDKLVDMTFSQRELIENIPYIKDTLLSFTGYNTTMEVECEGWQEISECDIVSEVLSHSLSFFTNSPSEGLKRYFEEGIIARVFNG
- a CDS encoding DUF933 domain-containing protein — protein: MVKMALFGYSGSGKTTLFRHLTGKTEEIYDPFKPCVGVGIYKDSNIDGLTEIHKARKMVYPEFEIFDFKGFPSGHGFPENYFAHFFEMDIIVCVVNNFGEDSYPERDASSLLMELILYDTEKIQSILKKKEEGTAAITQQQVDVLKKGLKTLEKERLLIELSDAEKKLIYGIQLLTTRQVFLYINGDRNQFKPPSNSPYLIQKEFDSISFYKSIMSIMGLITFYTVKGDIIQGWVIPSHYTAKQAAGRIHKDIEKGFIKAAVISVHNLLDIGSWQAAKNTGALKFLGPNSLLSDGDVVEFYFH
- the amrB gene encoding AmmeMemoRadiSam system protein B, producing MEKVRRPVVAGYFYPSEKDILLRMLEGFIDNSAEQVNTTAIIAPHAGYVYSGRTAGKVFSRVVIPDSVIIIGPNHTGYGEPYAVDGHNLWHTPLGSVDVDTELADALVEKSQYLEKDTIAHLKEHSIEVQVPFLQFLKKDVKIVPVTVSGYMDDPAWYEIGESIAEVLIENGLKEKTLIVASTDMTHYEAQSIAEEKDNYAIEAILSLDEILLMDRLMEKNISMCGYGPVITTIIAAKNLGAKEAELVRYTTSAETSGDSSQVVGYAGIIIK
- a CDS encoding FecR domain-containing protein, translating into MKIKGGFSLIEIVIFCFIAITIITLFVGLALNSREFSQTMGCINNMKMIAQAIENFQADNKESPRNLANLYPLYIKNEKIFKCPADRSSASNSYDKFYIGRFFAEEDAQKVFLVCPRHNRGNKTVCAYLSYAVAIGKTCDVSWSGMPAKYGEFYSGGALQFVDGTIVDINSGKIGLLASFLDNEDKLYHIIYTPEGEEGSYTVNHQGNSRFEVITPAVIAGVEGTKFNVSNIISSNTFKSRIRVTEGVVIAQDRSQESTGQKISAGEEFESSTLKIVNTLEETPSSTSPASEEVVEVEKDKRKVPRKPTKGKKIFWFWWK